In one Sphingomonas sanguinis genomic region, the following are encoded:
- a CDS encoding response regulator transcription factor codes for MPVRSLAPIASGTESPAIVHVLDDDADLGAAVARMLARQGFAAHAFDDPVALLAAYPGRTAHAVVTDVMMGEWHGFDFAERLRALDPHVAILFMTAWPSAAHAVDSVRLHGGVDYLDKPIDEARLCASLREGVAWSMERRAAAYRLGDLSPRERQVFDLMVQGHGNKAMAGLLGLSPKTIEDHRAAVFLKTRTQSVAQLIALSR; via the coding sequence ATGCCCGTTCGCTCGCTTGCCCCCATCGCATCCGGCACCGAATCGCCCGCCATCGTCCATGTGCTGGACGACGATGCCGATCTGGGCGCGGCGGTGGCGCGGATGCTGGCGCGGCAGGGCTTCGCCGCCCACGCCTTCGACGATCCCGTCGCGTTGCTCGCCGCCTATCCCGGCCGAACCGCCCATGCCGTCGTCACCGATGTGATGATGGGCGAATGGCATGGTTTCGACTTTGCCGAACGGCTGCGTGCGCTCGATCCGCATGTCGCGATCCTGTTCATGACCGCCTGGCCCAGCGCCGCCCATGCGGTCGATTCGGTCCGCCTGCATGGCGGGGTCGATTATCTCGACAAGCCGATCGACGAGGCGCGGCTCTGCGCCTCGCTGCGCGAGGGCGTCGCTTGGTCGATGGAGCGGCGTGCGGCGGCGTACCGGCTGGGCGACCTGTCGCCGCGCGAACGGCAGGTGTTCGACCTGATGGTGCAGGGTCATGGCAACAAGGCGATGGCGGGATTGCTCGGCCTGTCGCCCAAGACGATCGAGGATCACCGTGCCGCCGTCTTCCTGAAAACGCGGACGCAAAGCGTGGCGCAGCTGATCGCGCTGTCCCGCTGA
- a CDS encoding VOC family protein, which yields MGVTGVNHITFAVTDLERSILFYRDILGCSVRALWGDGAYLEAGALWLCLSRDEHARTAPHPDYTHIAFSVSDADYPALSDRLKRFCVIWQEDRSEGASTYFLDPDGHKLEIHIGTLESRLRHYRDHPEKGVRVLEEGQG from the coding sequence ATGGGCGTCACAGGTGTCAATCATATAACGTTCGCCGTCACCGATTTGGAGCGGTCCATACTCTTTTATCGGGACATACTGGGATGTTCGGTACGCGCATTATGGGGGGATGGAGCGTATTTGGAGGCAGGCGCGCTGTGGCTCTGCCTTTCCCGGGACGAACATGCTCGCACTGCGCCGCATCCGGATTATACCCATATCGCGTTCAGCGTGTCCGATGCTGATTATCCCGCGCTCAGTGATCGCCTGAAACGATTTTGCGTGATCTGGCAGGAGGATCGCAGCGAGGGCGCCTCGACCTATTTCCTCGATCCAGACGGTCACAAGCTCGAAATTCATATCGGGACGCTCGAATCGCGACTGCGCCATTATCGGGATCACCCCGAGAAAGGCGTGAGAGTCCTCGAAGAGGGACAGGGGTAA
- a CDS encoding GNAT family N-acetyltransferase, whose protein sequence is MPIRPALPQDHAAITAILMPVIRAGETYALDPAMTPEAALAYWFGDGKRVFVFEEEGVILGTLYLRANQAGGGDHVANAGYMTSPAARGRGVARAMALHSFDEARGLGFAAMQFNFVVASNEAAVHLWTALGFATVGRVPGAFRHPRLGPVDALVMHRPL, encoded by the coding sequence ATGCCCATCCGCCCCGCCCTTCCCCAGGACCATGCCGCCATCACCGCGATCCTCATGCCGGTGATCCGGGCGGGCGAGACCTATGCGCTCGACCCGGCGATGACGCCGGAGGCGGCGCTGGCCTATTGGTTCGGCGATGGCAAAAGGGTCTTCGTGTTCGAGGAGGAGGGCGTCATCCTCGGCACCTTGTATCTGCGCGCCAATCAGGCGGGTGGCGGGGATCATGTGGCAAATGCCGGGTACATGACCAGCCCCGCCGCGCGCGGGCGTGGCGTCGCGCGGGCGATGGCGCTGCATTCCTTCGACGAAGCCCGTGGACTGGGTTTCGCCGCGATGCAGTTCAACTTCGTGGTCGCCAGCAACGAGGCCGCCGTGCATCTGTGGACGGCGCTGGGCTTCGCCACGGTCGGACGGGTACCGGGGGCGTTCCGGCACCCGCGTCTGGGGCCGGTCGATGCGCTGGTGATGCACCGACCGCTCTGA
- a CDS encoding SDR family NAD(P)-dependent oxidoreductase: MTKTVLVTGATAGIGAGTARAFVAAGWRVIGTGRRADRLQALADELGAAFHPLAFDITDEDALDAALNGLPPEFAEIDLLINNAGLALGTKPAQDSDLAQWRTMIATNIDGLITITHRLLPRLIARRGGIINLSSVAANYPYTGGNVYGGTKAFVKQFSLNLRADLHGKGVRVTSIEPGMVETEFTTIRTGGDQAASDALYAGSDPMTAEDIAATLLWVAELPPHLNINRLELMPVSQSFAGFQVARAG; encoded by the coding sequence ATGACGAAGACTGTCCTGGTGACGGGCGCGACCGCCGGAATCGGTGCGGGCACCGCGCGCGCCTTTGTCGCGGCCGGATGGCGGGTGATCGGGACGGGGCGCCGTGCCGACCGGCTCCAGGCGCTGGCCGACGAACTGGGCGCGGCCTTCCATCCGCTCGCCTTCGACATCACCGACGAGGACGCGCTCGACGCCGCGCTGAACGGCCTGCCGCCGGAATTCGCCGAGATCGACCTGCTCATCAACAATGCCGGCCTCGCGCTGGGCACCAAGCCCGCGCAGGACAGCGATCTGGCCCAGTGGCGCACGATGATCGCGACCAATATCGACGGCCTCATCACCATCACCCACCGGCTGCTGCCGCGCCTGATCGCGCGGCGCGGGGGGATCATCAACCTGTCCTCGGTGGCGGCGAACTATCCCTATACCGGCGGCAACGTCTATGGCGGGACCAAGGCGTTCGTGAAGCAATTCTCGCTGAACCTGCGCGCCGACCTGCACGGCAAGGGGGTGCGCGTCACCTCGATCGAGCCAGGCATGGTCGAGACCGAATTCACCACCATCCGCACCGGCGGCGACCAGGCGGCATCGGATGCGCTCTATGCCGGTTCCGACCCGATGACGGCGGAGGATATCGCCGCGACGCTGCTCTGGGTCGCCGAACTGCCGCCGCACCTCAACATCAACCGGCTGGAGCTGATGCCGGTCAGCCAGTCCTTTGCGGGCTTCCAGGTCGCCAGAGCCGGATAA
- a CDS encoding DsbA family oxidoreductase, translating to MPRRLRIDFVSDISCPWCIIGLRGLEIALERLGDTVEADIHFQPFELNPAMAPEGENIVEHIGRKYGATPEQSAANRANIRERAASVGFTMAMGDDARIYNSFDAHRLLHWAEVEGGQAALKHALFESYFTNGQNIAEHDVLLAAVSRAGLDTNEARAILSSDRYGAEVREAERLWQGRGIQSVPAIVIDNRYLISGGQPPESFEQALRQIAAEPSAA from the coding sequence ATGCCCCGCCGCCTGCGTATCGACTTCGTCTCCGACATTTCCTGCCCCTGGTGCATCATCGGGCTGCGCGGGCTGGAGATCGCGCTGGAACGATTGGGCGATACGGTCGAAGCGGACATTCATTTCCAGCCCTTCGAGCTGAACCCCGCCATGGCGCCCGAGGGCGAGAATATCGTCGAGCATATCGGCCGCAAATATGGCGCGACGCCCGAACAGTCCGCCGCCAACCGCGCCAATATCCGCGAGCGGGCGGCCTCGGTCGGCTTCACCATGGCGATGGGAGACGATGCGCGCATCTATAACAGCTTCGACGCGCACCGGCTGCTCCACTGGGCGGAGGTCGAGGGGGGGCAGGCCGCGCTGAAGCATGCGCTGTTCGAGAGCTATTTCACGAACGGGCAGAATATCGCGGAGCATGACGTGCTGCTCGCCGCCGTGAGCCGCGCCGGGCTGGACACCAACGAGGCCCGCGCGATCCTGTCCTCCGACCGCTACGGCGCCGAAGTGCGCGAGGCGGAGCGGCTGTGGCAGGGGCGCGGCATCCAGTCGGTGCCCGCCATCGTGATCGACAACCGCTATCTCATCTCGGGCGGACAGCCGCCCGAATCCTTCGAGCAGGCGCTGCGCCAGATCGCCGCCGAACCTTCTGCTGCCTGA
- the msrB gene encoding peptide-methionine (R)-S-oxide reductase MsrB yields the protein MADTRPDTRYAKTEDALAKLTPEQYYVTQQSGTERPGTGEYLHTREPGLYVDIVSGEPLFASADKFDSHCGWPSFTRPIEPAHVNELRDTTHGMIRTEVRSAHGDSHLGHVFPDGPRDRGGLRYCINSASLRFVPLGDMEAQGYGDYVDQVRAAEQG from the coding sequence ATGGCCGACACCCGCCCCGACACCCGTTATGCCAAGACCGAGGACGCGCTCGCGAAGCTGACCCCCGAGCAATATTATGTGACGCAGCAGAGCGGCACCGAGCGTCCCGGCACCGGGGAATATCTCCACACCCGCGAGCCGGGTCTGTATGTCGACATCGTCTCCGGCGAGCCGCTGTTCGCCTCGGCCGACAAGTTCGATTCGCATTGCGGCTGGCCCAGCTTCACCCGGCCGATCGAACCCGCCCATGTCAACGAGTTGCGCGACACAACTCATGGCATGATCCGTACCGAGGTCCGCTCGGCACATGGCGACAGCCATCTCGGCCATGTCTTCCCCGACGGCCCGCGCGATCGCGGCGGCCTGCGCTACTGCATCAACTCCGCCTCGCTGCGCTTCGTGCCGCTGGGGGATATGGAGGCGCAAGGCTATGGCGATTACGTGGATCAGGTCCGCGCGGCGGAGCAGGGCTGA
- a CDS encoding IS1/IS1595 family N-terminal zinc-binding domain-containing protein, whose product MRCPQCDGTDLIKRGRKAGHQRYVCRACGRY is encoded by the coding sequence ATGCGTTGTCCACAATGTGATGGGACTGACCTGATCAAGCGGGGCCGGAAGGCTGGCCACCAGCGCTATGTATGCCGGGCGTGCGGTCGATACTGA
- a CDS encoding AcrB/AcrD/AcrF family protein produces the protein MREASLERLQREIDRNWQRWVLVAWAAITVWYMYDRWGQIRWWSLGDTDDNMRLMQVRAWMAGQDWYDLRQYRMNPPVGFDIHWSRIVDLPIAGLILFFRLFTTPAWAERLACGLAPLIPLSITMTALAVTLRRLIGVLTWPVGLALLLCAHATLLMYMPMRIDHHGWQLAMLAVTVAGLCDPAARRGGALVGLASAVSLAIGLEMLPYAAMAGAILTLRWVWDRAEADRLAVYALTLGGGSAAGFAAFASNANYAMRCDALTPVWLSVTVAAGALLFVLARINPASRGARLGLAVVAGAVIAGGFASLFPQCLTRPEQVSPELQRNWLNNVREAKPIYKHPLRVALPMAIMPVIGMIGAIVAAWRRRTIGWTAVALFTTFACLMLLWQARAAPAAQMLAIPGIAALLWMVVPWLTRLRSPLLRVPAIVLAVLLPTGIAASWIVNALPATQPSAYANRVNRATGQCVRTSVLTRVNAYPKATVFTFVDLGPRLIVTTHHDAIAGPYHRNGDAILDVQHAFQGSEAQARAIMKRHGATLLLICPDMAESTNYRARAPGGFYDRMARGWTPNWLTPLPLPKGSPLRLYRIS, from the coding sequence ATGAGGGAAGCGTCTTTGGAACGTCTGCAGCGTGAGATCGACCGCAACTGGCAACGCTGGGTGCTGGTGGCGTGGGCCGCGATCACCGTCTGGTACATGTACGACCGCTGGGGCCAGATACGCTGGTGGTCGCTGGGCGACACCGACGACAATATGCGGCTGATGCAGGTCCGCGCCTGGATGGCGGGGCAGGACTGGTATGATCTGCGCCAGTATCGGATGAACCCGCCGGTCGGCTTCGACATCCATTGGAGCCGCATCGTCGACCTGCCCATCGCGGGACTCATCCTGTTCTTCCGCCTGTTCACCACCCCCGCCTGGGCCGAACGACTCGCCTGCGGTCTGGCGCCGCTGATCCCGCTGTCGATCACCATGACCGCGCTGGCGGTGACGCTGCGCCGCCTGATCGGGGTGCTGACCTGGCCGGTGGGGCTGGCGCTGCTGCTGTGCGCCCATGCGACGCTGCTGATGTATATGCCGATGCGCATCGACCATCACGGGTGGCAGCTGGCCATGCTGGCGGTCACGGTCGCGGGTCTGTGCGATCCGGCGGCGCGGCGCGGCGGCGCGCTGGTCGGGCTGGCGAGCGCGGTGTCGCTGGCGATCGGACTGGAGATGCTGCCCTATGCCGCGATGGCGGGCGCGATCCTGACGCTGCGCTGGGTATGGGACCGGGCGGAGGCCGACCGGCTGGCCGTCTATGCGCTGACCCTGGGCGGGGGAAGCGCGGCGGGGTTCGCCGCCTTTGCCTCCAACGCCAATTACGCAATGCGCTGCGACGCGCTGACCCCGGTGTGGCTGTCGGTGACGGTCGCGGCGGGGGCGCTGCTGTTCGTGCTGGCGCGGATCAACCCGGCGTCGCGCGGTGCGCGGCTGGGTCTGGCAGTGGTCGCGGGTGCGGTGATCGCGGGCGGTTTCGCCAGCCTGTTCCCGCAATGCCTGACCCGCCCCGAACAGGTCAGCCCCGAGTTGCAGCGCAACTGGCTGAACAATGTCCGGGAGGCCAAGCCGATCTACAAGCATCCCTTACGCGTCGCGCTGCCCATGGCGATCATGCCGGTGATCGGGATGATCGGGGCGATCGTCGCGGCGTGGCGGCGGCGGACGATCGGCTGGACGGCGGTGGCGCTGTTCACGACCTTCGCCTGCCTGATGCTGTTGTGGCAGGCGCGTGCGGCCCCGGCGGCGCAGATGCTGGCGATCCCCGGCATCGCGGCGCTGTTATGGATGGTCGTGCCCTGGCTGACGCGGCTGCGCTCGCCGCTGCTGCGGGTGCCCGCCATCGTGCTGGCGGTGCTGTTACCGACGGGGATCGCGGCGAGCTGGATCGTCAACGCCCTGCCCGCCACCCAGCCGAGCGCTTATGCCAACCGGGTCAATCGTGCGACCGGGCAATGCGTGCGGACCTCTGTGCTGACGCGGGTGAATGCCTATCCCAAGGCGACGGTCTTCACCTTCGTCGACCTGGGGCCGCGGCTGATCGTGACGACGCATCACGACGCGATCGCGGGGCCGTATCACCGCAATGGCGACGCGATCCTGGACGTACAGCACGCCTTTCAGGGCAGCGAGGCGCAGGCGCGCGCGATCATGAAGCGGCACGGCGCGACGCTGTTGCTAATCTGTCCCGATATGGCCGAGTCGACCAACTATCGCGCGCGGGCGCCGGGGGGATTTTACGACCGGATGGCGCGCGGCTGGACGCCGAACTGGCTGACCCCGCTGCCGTTGCCCAAAGGGTCGCCGTTGCGGCTGTATCGGATCAGTTGA
- a CDS encoding GtrA family protein, with protein sequence MATLQHQIDRWRSSGMLGQIIRFGIAGGLSTVVYSAVYLPLTYWVLPHDKAVLAVPPAFLVAVIVGFFLHSAWSFRGHGTRDSSGRQHLKFLVVQGFGLALNALFTWIVTGLLHQQPWVALIPVVTVTPIATFALNRQWVFG encoded by the coding sequence ATGGCGACTCTGCAGCACCAGATCGATCGATGGCGGTCCAGCGGGATGCTGGGCCAGATCATCCGCTTTGGCATTGCGGGCGGATTGTCGACGGTCGTCTATTCCGCTGTCTATCTGCCGCTGACCTATTGGGTATTGCCGCACGACAAGGCCGTGCTTGCGGTGCCGCCCGCTTTTCTGGTCGCGGTGATCGTCGGCTTCTTCCTGCACAGCGCGTGGAGCTTTCGCGGGCACGGCACCCGCGACTCCAGCGGCCGGCAGCATTTGAAATTCCTCGTCGTCCAGGGCTTCGGACTGGCGCTCAATGCGCTGTTCACCTGGATCGTGACGGGGCTATTGCATCAACAACCCTGGGTCGCGCTGATCCCGGTGGTCACGGTCACGCCGATCGCGACCTTCGCGCTCAACCGCCAATGGGTCTTCGGATAA
- a CDS encoding class I SAM-dependent methyltransferase: MDRIVYDRMAAHDSTHWWYRARRDILADYLTRYGKLPADARILEIGCGTGHNLPMLASFGTVDAIEIDPAAREIASQRLGKPVQAAPLPELPGIERGAYDLIAVLDVVEHIQDDVAALAAMKSCLKPGGKILIAVPAHQWMWSAHDVVNHHHRRYSKGTLVSAIEKAGLRPRKLGYFNSLLFPLAAAARIAGRITGRDDSDDSPPPAPLNKAFEAIFRLERHLVGRVPMTPGVSIVTLAEPV, encoded by the coding sequence ATGGACCGTATCGTTTACGACCGCATGGCCGCGCACGACTCCACCCATTGGTGGTACCGCGCACGCCGCGACATCCTGGCGGACTATCTGACCCGCTACGGCAAGCTGCCCGCCGATGCGCGCATCCTGGAGATCGGCTGCGGCACCGGGCATAATCTGCCGATGCTGGCGAGCTTCGGCACGGTCGACGCGATCGAGATCGATCCGGCCGCGCGCGAGATCGCGTCGCAGCGTCTGGGCAAGCCGGTCCAGGCCGCGCCGCTGCCCGAACTGCCGGGGATCGAGCGGGGCGCATACGACCTGATCGCCGTCCTCGACGTGGTCGAGCATATCCAGGACGATGTCGCCGCGCTCGCCGCGATGAAGTCCTGCCTGAAGCCGGGCGGCAAGATCCTGATCGCCGTTCCTGCGCATCAGTGGATGTGGTCGGCGCATGACGTGGTGAACCACCATCATCGCCGCTATTCCAAGGGTACCCTGGTCTCGGCGATCGAGAAGGCGGGGCTGCGCCCGCGCAAGCTCGGCTATTTCAACTCGCTGCTCTTCCCGCTGGCGGCGGCGGCGCGGATCGCGGGGCGGATCACCGGCCGCGACGACAGCGACGACTCGCCCCCGCCCGCACCGCTGAACAAGGCGTTCGAGGCGATCTTCCGACTGGAGCGGCATCTGGTCGGCCGGGTGCCGATGACGCCGGGGGTTTCGATCGTGACCTTGGCGGAGCCTGTTTGA
- a CDS encoding 8-amino-7-oxononanoate synthase gives MLDFHRADLARLAARDRLRGLAPQRGMDFASNDYLGLASHPRLAAAIAQGVAEGIPVGSGGSRLLRGNHPEHEVLEAEAAVFFGAEASLYFSSGYTANATLLATLPQRGDLIVHDALVHASMHEGMKLSRAQAVSVAHNDPAAFDDAIGAWRAQGGKGTAWIAVESLYSMDGDTAPLADLMAVTARHDAMLIVDEAHATGVFGDRGQGLATPGERVVTLHTCGKALGCEGALVAGPRIVRDYLVNRGRGFIFSTAPSPLMARGVREALCVLADEPERRAALHQRIALAGERLARHGALANGTPIMPLILHDNGRTMRAAEALQARGFDIRGIRPPTVPVGAARLRLSITLNVEAADILALDEALHEVLA, from the coding sequence ATGCTGGACTTTCATCGCGCCGATCTGGCCCGACTGGCCGCGCGGGACCGATTGCGGGGGCTGGCCCCGCAAAGGGGCATGGATTTCGCCTCCAACGACTATCTTGGCCTGGCGAGCCACCCGCGTCTCGCCGCCGCCATCGCGCAGGGCGTGGCAGAGGGCATCCCCGTCGGCTCGGGTGGATCGCGGCTGCTGCGCGGCAACCACCCCGAGCATGAAGTATTGGAAGCCGAAGCCGCCGTCTTCTTCGGTGCCGAGGCGAGCCTGTACTTCTCCTCCGGCTATACCGCCAACGCCACGCTGCTGGCGACGCTGCCGCAGCGCGGCGACCTGATCGTCCATGACGCGCTGGTCCATGCCAGCATGCATGAGGGGATGAAGCTGTCCCGTGCGCAGGCCGTCTCGGTGGCGCATAACGATCCGGCGGCGTTCGACGACGCGATCGGCGCGTGGCGGGCGCAGGGCGGCAAGGGCACGGCCTGGATCGCGGTCGAAAGCCTCTATTCGATGGACGGCGACACCGCGCCGCTGGCGGACCTGATGGCGGTGACCGCGCGGCACGACGCGATGCTGATCGTGGACGAGGCGCATGCCACCGGCGTCTTCGGCGACCGGGGACAGGGGCTTGCGACGCCGGGCGAGCGGGTCGTCACCCTCCACACCTGCGGCAAGGCATTGGGGTGCGAGGGCGCGCTGGTCGCAGGGCCGCGCATCGTGCGCGACTATCTGGTCAATCGCGGGCGAGGGTTCATCTTCTCCACCGCACCCTCGCCGCTGATGGCGCGGGGCGTGCGCGAGGCGCTCTGCGTCCTGGCCGACGAGCCCGAGCGCCGCGCCGCGCTGCACCAGCGGATCGCGCTGGCGGGCGAGCGGCTGGCGCGTCACGGCGCGCTGGCGAACGGCACGCCGATCATGCCGCTGATCCTGCACGACAATGGGCGCACCATGCGCGCCGCCGAGGCGTTGCAGGCGCGTGGTTTCGATATTCGCGGCATCCGCCCGCCGACCGTGCCGGTGGGCGCGGCGCGGCTGCGGCTGTCGATCACCCTCAATGTCGAGGCGGCGGACATCCTCGCCCTCGACGAAGCACTGCACGAGGTTCTGGCATGA
- the bioD gene encoding dethiobiotin synthase gives MSAIIVTGTDTEIGKTVFSAALTGALGASYWKPVQAGTDDEGHGDAETVASLSGRPVLPSAYRLKTPCSPHRAAEIDGVTIDRERLALPNVDGPLVAEGAGGVLVPVTRQMLFADLFAHWGRPVVLVARTGLGTINHSLLSIEALRSRGVPILGIAFVGEGVEDSEATIAAIAGVKRLGRLPRLAELTRETLAEAFAANFDIEDFR, from the coding sequence ATGAGCGCCATCATCGTCACCGGCACCGATACCGAAATCGGCAAGACCGTCTTTTCCGCCGCGCTGACCGGCGCACTTGGAGCAAGCTACTGGAAGCCGGTCCAGGCGGGAACCGATGACGAAGGGCATGGCGATGCCGAAACGGTGGCATCGCTCAGCGGTCGCCCGGTCCTGCCCTCCGCCTATCGGTTGAAAACCCCCTGTTCGCCACATCGCGCCGCCGAGATCGACGGGGTGACGATCGACCGCGAGCGGCTGGCATTGCCGAATGTCGATGGCCCGCTGGTCGCCGAGGGCGCGGGCGGGGTGCTGGTGCCCGTTACGCGCCAGATGCTGTTCGCCGATCTGTTCGCGCATTGGGGCCGGCCGGTGGTGCTGGTCGCGCGGACCGGACTGGGCACGATCAACCACAGCCTGTTGTCGATCGAGGCCTTGCGGTCGCGCGGCGTGCCGATCCTGGGCATCGCATTCGTCGGCGAGGGTGTCGAGGATAGCGAGGCGACCATCGCCGCGATCGCCGGGGTGAAGCGGCTCGGTCGCCTGCCGCGCCTCGCCGAGCTGACCCGCGAGACGCTGGCCGAGGCGTTCGCCGCGAACTTCGACATCGAGGATTTCCGATGA
- a CDS encoding adenosylmethionine--8-amino-7-oxononanoate transaminase — MTSPVWHPFTQHGLGEPIPKVATASGAVLTTVDGREVIDAISSWWVTTHGHNHPRISAAIANQAGKLDQIIFAGWTHEPAEEVAAELVRITPPALTRVFFSDSGSTAVEVALKMALGYWLHRGEPRHRILVLEHSYHGDTIGAMSVGARGVYNRAYAPLLFDVGTIPFPTDVQATLDALEAECRAGAAAFIVEPLVLGAGGMLLYAPETLAAMRDICARHGVLFIADEIMTGWGRTGTLFACEQAGVVPDILCLSKGLTGGAVPLAVTLATEPIFQAHWSQTDRSRQFFHSSSYTANPIACAAAAANLAIWRDEPVQARIDALAAAQARHLATVASEASVHSPRQLGTIAAFELGAGQDYLSDLAPRLLAHFRERDLLVRPMGNTIYVMPPYSITPEQLGTVWTVIREAIERFGG; from the coding sequence ATGACCTCGCCGGTCTGGCATCCCTTCACCCAGCATGGGCTGGGCGAGCCGATCCCCAAGGTCGCGACCGCCAGCGGCGCGGTGCTGACCACGGTCGATGGGCGGGAGGTGATCGACGCCATTTCCAGCTGGTGGGTGACGACGCACGGCCACAACCATCCGCGCATCAGCGCCGCCATCGCCAACCAAGCTGGCAAGCTCGACCAGATCATCTTCGCCGGCTGGACCCACGAACCCGCCGAGGAGGTCGCTGCCGAGCTGGTGCGGATCACCCCGCCCGCGCTGACGCGGGTGTTCTTCTCCGACTCCGGCTCGACGGCGGTCGAGGTCGCGCTGAAGATGGCCCTGGGCTACTGGCTCCACCGGGGCGAGCCGCGCCACCGCATCCTCGTCCTCGAACACAGCTATCATGGCGATACGATCGGGGCGATGTCGGTGGGGGCGCGGGGCGTCTACAACCGTGCCTATGCGCCGCTGCTCTTCGATGTCGGCACCATTCCCTTTCCCACCGACGTGCAGGCCACGCTCGATGCGCTGGAGGCGGAGTGCCGGGCGGGCGCGGCGGCGTTCATCGTCGAGCCGCTGGTGCTCGGCGCGGGCGGCATGTTGCTCTATGCGCCCGAGACGCTGGCGGCGATGCGCGACATCTGCGCCCGCCACGGCGTGTTGTTCATCGCCGACGAGATCATGACCGGCTGGGGCCGCACGGGCACGCTCTTCGCCTGTGAGCAGGCGGGGGTGGTGCCCGACATTCTCTGCCTGTCCAAGGGGCTGACGGGCGGCGCGGTACCCCTGGCGGTGACGCTGGCGACCGAGCCGATCTTCCAGGCGCATTGGTCGCAGACCGATCGGTCCAGACAGTTCTTCCACTCGTCCAGCTACACCGCCAACCCCATCGCCTGCGCGGCGGCGGCGGCCAATCTGGCGATCTGGCGCGACGAGCCGGTACAGGCACGGATCGATGCTCTGGCGGCGGCGCAGGCGCGGCATCTGGCCACGGTGGCAAGCGAAGCGTCGGTTCACAGCCCTCGCCAGCTCGGCACCATCGCGGCGTTCGAGCTGGGCGCGGGGCAGGATTACCTCTCCGATCTCGCCCCCCGGCTTCTGGCGCATTTCCGGGAGCGCGACCTGCTCGTCCGGCCGATGGGCAACACCATCTATGTGATGCCGCCCTACTCCATCACACCGGAACAGCTCGGTACAGTCTGGACCGTCATCCGCGAGGCGATCGAGCGCTTTGGAGGTTGA